Proteins from a genomic interval of Lolium perenne isolate Kyuss_39 chromosome 1, Kyuss_2.0, whole genome shotgun sequence:
- the LOC139832059 gene encoding uncharacterized protein: protein MKRFHVKGKLAPRYIGPFKVLGRRGEVSYQLELPPELSEFHDVFHVSQLRRCLQAPNKAEVFKDIDYRAIDLNHDLTYRENPIRILDEAVRVTRRRKIKFFKVQWSNHSEDEATWEREDYLRQEFPHLFKLLAVESRDEILLRGEG from the exons ATGAAACGTTTCCATGTTAAAGGCAAGCTTGCGCCTAGGTACATTGGTCCTTTCAAGGTGctaggacgaagaggagaagtatcttaccaGCTTGAATTACCTCCGGAGTTGTCAGAGTTCCACGACGTCTTTCATGTCTCCCAACTTCGAAGATGCCTCCAAGCACCAAACAAGGCTGAAGTTTTTAAGGATATCGATTACCGTGCCATCGACCTCAATCACGACTTAACCTACAGAGAGAACCCTATCCGTATTCTGGATGAAGCCGTTAGGGTCACCCGCCGGAGGAAGATTAAATTCTTCAAGGTCCAGTGGAGCAACCactccgaggatgaagccacatgggaaaggGAGGATTATCTGAGACAAGAATTTCCACACCTGTTCAAGCTCTTAGCcgtggaatctcgggacgagattcttttaaggggggaag GTTAG